Proteins from one Lacrimispora sphenoides genomic window:
- a CDS encoding metallophosphoesterase family protein: MKILVLSDHESKTLYEYYSPEKLQDIDLIISCGDLRANYLTFFATFSHAPVYYVRGNHDCRYEDCPPEGCTCIEDDIITYKGIRIMGLGGSMQYIPGSPNQYTERGMERRIKKMWWKLKKNKGFDILVTHAPAFELNDLPDLPHQGFTCFKALMDKYSPKYFLHGHVHANYGKSFKREDQYGCTKVVNAYEYYIIEYPENP, from the coding sequence GTGAAGATCCTGGTACTGTCTGACCATGAGTCAAAAACACTTTATGAATACTATTCACCGGAAAAATTGCAGGACATTGATTTAATTATTTCCTGCGGAGATTTACGAGCGAATTATCTTACGTTTTTTGCAACTTTTTCCCATGCCCCGGTCTATTATGTCCGGGGTAACCACGATTGCAGGTATGAGGACTGTCCACCTGAAGGCTGTACCTGCATTGAAGATGATATCATAACCTATAAGGGAATCCGGATTATGGGGCTGGGCGGTTCCATGCAGTACATTCCAGGTTCGCCGAACCAGTACACGGAACGGGGAATGGAGCGGAGAATCAAAAAGATGTGGTGGAAGCTTAAGAAGAACAAAGGTTTTGATATTCTTGTCACCCATGCTCCGGCGTTTGAACTCAACGATTTACCGGACTTGCCTCATCAGGGATTTACCTGTTTTAAGGCACTGATGGACAAGTATTCTCCCAAATATTTTCTTCATGGACATGTCCATGCCAATTATGGAAAGAGCTTTAAGAGGGAAGACCAGTATGGCTGCACAAAGGTTGTAAATGCCTATGAGTATTATATTATTGAGTATCCGGAAAATCCGTAA
- a CDS encoding BMP family ABC transporter substrate-binding protein — MALYDYVGALKRGRRQYQASVSKGEYPYLPVLDQILSYTDIVSEVNLGIMDVPLEKVVGTKTEGRTSAFASNFMPLLSEKSEFGAKWAYLYDHQIEEGIHDPIQVFEFMNQYYVQEGNKRVSVLKYVGAFSISASVTRLIPKRTDDLDNRLYYEFLDFYQVSFNCDVWFSKEGSYDKLIKAMNKNPGEPWSEDDRIIFKSAYDRFSKAFHAFGGDDYDMTCSDAFLVYVELFGYRIVKDRIEGQIKKDLIRIKDELLLASRGNKITLVEQPEEIEESSDNSPLKLINWLRPFQSIEPEMLKIAFIHAKTAETSSWTYGHELGRMYLEQAFNGAIQTIAFFNADSEPEIANAIELAIGARCNVIFTTASQMINLSVKAAIDHPEVKVFNCSVNMSYSSICTYYGRMYESKFLMGALAASMSQAEKIGYIADYPIYGTIANINAFALGARMINPYAKVYLEWSRVKDRDAHAELEKENVAFISGDDMITPQTPTREYGLYQKHPDGSLKNLATPIWHWGKFYERIVNIICHGDFGRKEMKGKQAINYWWGMSADVIDVICSHNLPHGTSRLITFLRNSIRAGSFQPFEGIIYSQDGQIQCGENENLTPEEITTMNWLTENVVGQIPEFDELTEEARSLVRLQGQTIYENMDMEEQREDPGTV; from the coding sequence ATGGCATTATATGATTACGTAGGGGCGTTAAAGCGGGGCCGCAGGCAATATCAGGCTTCCGTGTCAAAAGGAGAATATCCGTATCTGCCGGTCTTGGATCAGATCCTGTCCTATACGGATATTGTTTCAGAAGTGAACTTGGGAATCATGGATGTTCCTCTTGAAAAGGTGGTAGGCACGAAAACGGAGGGACGCACCAGCGCCTTTGCCAGTAATTTCATGCCTCTATTGTCGGAGAAATCGGAATTTGGGGCGAAATGGGCATATTTATATGACCATCAGATTGAAGAGGGGATCCATGATCCCATCCAAGTCTTTGAATTTATGAACCAGTATTACGTTCAGGAAGGCAATAAAAGGGTCAGTGTCTTAAAATATGTAGGTGCTTTCAGCATCTCTGCCTCTGTCACCCGCCTGATTCCAAAGAGGACTGATGATTTAGATAACAGGCTTTATTATGAATTCCTGGATTTTTACCAGGTTTCCTTTAACTGCGATGTCTGGTTCAGCAAAGAAGGAAGCTACGACAAGCTGATAAAGGCCATGAATAAGAATCCGGGAGAGCCTTGGAGCGAGGATGACAGGATCATCTTCAAATCCGCTTATGACCGTTTTTCCAAAGCATTCCATGCCTTTGGTGGCGATGATTACGATATGACATGTTCGGACGCGTTTCTTGTTTACGTCGAACTATTCGGATACCGAATCGTAAAAGACCGGATTGAGGGGCAGATAAAAAAGGACTTGATCAGAATTAAGGATGAACTACTCCTGGCCTCCAGAGGCAATAAGATCACTTTGGTTGAACAGCCGGAAGAAATAGAGGAATCATCGGATAATAGTCCTCTTAAGCTCATTAATTGGCTGCGCCCGTTCCAGTCCATTGAACCGGAGATGTTAAAAATTGCATTTATCCATGCGAAAACAGCAGAAACTTCCAGCTGGACTTATGGACATGAGCTGGGCAGGATGTACTTAGAACAGGCTTTTAACGGAGCCATACAGACGATTGCATTTTTTAACGCAGATTCTGAGCCGGAGATCGCTAATGCCATTGAACTGGCCATTGGGGCCAGGTGTAATGTAATATTTACTACGGCCTCCCAGATGATCAATTTAAGTGTGAAAGCTGCAATCGATCATCCGGAAGTAAAGGTGTTTAACTGCTCCGTTAATATGTCTTATTCATCCATCTGCACCTATTATGGAAGAATGTATGAATCGAAATTCCTTATGGGGGCCTTGGCAGCTTCCATGTCCCAGGCTGAGAAGATCGGATATATTGCTGATTATCCGATCTACGGCACCATTGCCAATATCAATGCCTTTGCCCTGGGAGCCAGAATGATCAATCCTTATGCCAAGGTGTACTTAGAATGGTCAAGGGTAAAGGACCGGGATGCTCACGCGGAGTTGGAAAAAGAGAACGTTGCCTTTATTTCAGGTGATGACATGATAACTCCTCAGACGCCCACCAGAGAATACGGACTTTACCAGAAGCATCCGGATGGAAGCCTGAAAAATCTGGCGACTCCTATCTGGCATTGGGGAAAGTTTTACGAAAGAATTGTTAATATAATATGCCATGGGGATTTCGGCAGGAAGGAAATGAAGGGGAAACAGGCCATCAATTACTGGTGGGGGATGTCGGCAGATGTGATCGACGTCATTTGCTCTCATAATCTGCCACACGGAACCAGCCGGCTGATTACATTTTTGAGAAATTCCATACGGGCTGGAAGCTTTCAGCCCTTTGAAGGAATTATTTATTCTCAGGACGGACAAATCCAGTGCGGGGAAAACGAAAATCTTACTCCGGAAGAAATAACCACCATGAACTGGCTGACAGAAAATGTGGTGGGACAGATTCCGGAATTTGATGAGCTTACGGAAGAGGCTCGGTCTCTGGTACGTCTCCAGGGACAGACAATATACGAGAACATGGATATGGAGGAACAGCGTGAAGATCCTGGTACTGTCTGA
- the smpB gene encoding SsrA-binding protein SmpB: protein MGKESFKLIANNKKAYHDYFIDEKYEAGIELAGTEVKSIRMGKCSIKESFVRIDKGEVYVCGMNISPYEKGNIFNKDPLRVRKLLLHRTEIGKLDAKIAQKGYTLVPLQVYFKGSLVKVEIGLARGKKLYDKRDDIAKKDQKRELERDFKVKNLS from the coding sequence ATGGGGAAAGAGAGTTTCAAATTAATTGCTAATAATAAAAAGGCATATCACGATTATTTTATTGATGAAAAATACGAGGCAGGCATTGAACTTGCCGGAACAGAAGTAAAATCCATCCGCATGGGCAAATGCAGCATCAAGGAATCCTTTGTGAGAATTGATAAAGGAGAGGTTTATGTCTGCGGCATGAACATCAGCCCGTATGAAAAAGGGAATATCTTTAACAAAGATCCGCTGAGGGTCAGAAAGCTGCTGCTACACAGGACTGAGATCGGAAAGCTGGATGCAAAGATTGCCCAGAAGGGCTATACCCTGGTCCCTCTGCAGGTATATTTTAAAGGAAGCCTGGTGAAGGTGGAGATCGGCCTTGCCAGAGGTAAAAAGCTATACGATAAGAGAGATGACATTGCGAAAAAGGATCAGAAAAGAGAACTGGAAAGAGACTTTAAGGTGAAAAATCTTTCATAG
- the rnr gene encoding ribonuclease R translates to MTEEQLTQRKAMLLQLINDPAYAPMKLKELAILFDIPKDQREDLKEVLDTLLAEGKMGISQKGKYGKPDIGSIAGVFSGHSKGFGFVAVEGLDQDIFIPEDKTGGALHGDTVLISAESKPGNGKRAEGHVIKVLVHANEQIIGFYQKNKSFGFVIPDNQKISKDVFIPQGKDMGAVTGHKVVVRVTDFGGPERKPEGMITEIIGHVNDPGTDILSIVRAYGLPEEFPDSVMKQVEAVTDEVTGKDMQGRLDLRNLQTVTIDGEDAKDLDDAITLSKKDGVYTLGVHIADVTNYVTENSPLDEEALRRGTSVYLVDRVIPMLPHKLSNGICSLNHGEDRLALSCIMDIDENGNVMGHRIAETVINVDRRMTYTAVNAIITDRDEAVMKEYEAFVSMFDQMKELADILREKRKKRGSIDFDFPETKVILDERGKPLEIKPYERNAATKIIEDFMLMANETVAEDYFWQEIPFLYRTHDNPDPEKMKSLATLINNFGYSIRFHNGEVYPKEVQKLLANAEDTPEEALISRLALRSMKQAKYTVSNTGHFGLAAKYYTHFTSPIRRYPDLQIHRIIKENLRSGLAGKRISHYDKILQQVAVQSSAMERRADEAERETIKLKKCEYMSKHIGEEFDGVISGVTNWGLYVELSNTVEGLIHVNQLQDDYYHFDEEHYELVGEMTRKTFKLGQPIRVMVLGTDKLLRTIDFIPAKSLEEE, encoded by the coding sequence ATGACAGAAGAACAGTTAACGCAAAGAAAAGCCATGCTTCTCCAGCTGATAAATGATCCTGCCTATGCACCTATGAAATTAAAAGAGTTAGCCATTCTCTTTGACATTCCAAAGGATCAGAGGGAAGATTTAAAAGAGGTACTGGATACTCTTTTGGCAGAAGGAAAGATGGGTATATCACAAAAAGGAAAATATGGAAAGCCAGATATCGGCTCCATTGCCGGAGTGTTTTCCGGACACTCCAAGGGCTTTGGGTTTGTAGCGGTAGAAGGGCTGGATCAGGATATTTTTATACCGGAAGACAAGACAGGCGGAGCACTTCACGGTGACACCGTGCTGATATCTGCCGAATCAAAGCCAGGAAACGGAAAAAGAGCTGAGGGCCATGTGATCAAGGTGCTGGTCCATGCAAATGAACAGATCATAGGGTTCTATCAGAAAAATAAGAGTTTTGGTTTCGTTATTCCGGACAACCAGAAAATTTCAAAGGATGTGTTCATTCCTCAGGGCAAGGACATGGGAGCCGTGACCGGACACAAGGTGGTGGTTAGGGTTACGGATTTCGGCGGGCCGGAACGGAAACCGGAAGGAATGATAACGGAAATAATTGGCCATGTCAATGATCCTGGTACGGATATTCTTTCGATTGTAAGAGCATACGGACTTCCGGAGGAATTCCCGGACAGCGTAATGAAGCAGGTGGAAGCAGTAACGGATGAAGTAACCGGTAAAGATATGCAGGGCCGTCTGGATTTGAGAAATTTACAGACAGTTACCATTGATGGAGAAGATGCAAAGGATCTTGACGATGCAATTACTTTATCAAAAAAAGATGGTGTCTATACCTTAGGCGTTCATATCGCTGATGTTACGAATTACGTAACGGAAAACAGCCCATTGGATGAGGAAGCATTAAGAAGGGGAACCAGCGTTTATCTTGTGGACCGGGTAATTCCCATGCTGCCCCATAAGCTGTCAAATGGAATTTGTTCCCTGAATCATGGAGAAGACCGGCTGGCCTTAAGCTGCATCATGGACATTGATGAAAACGGCAATGTAATGGGGCACAGGATAGCAGAAACCGTCATAAACGTGGACCGGAGAATGACCTATACGGCAGTCAACGCCATTATCACGGACCGGGATGAGGCGGTTATGAAGGAATACGAAGCCTTTGTTTCCATGTTTGATCAGATGAAGGAACTGGCTGATATTCTGCGGGAAAAGAGAAAGAAGAGAGGCTCCATTGATTTTGATTTCCCTGAAACAAAGGTGATTCTTGATGAACGGGGAAAGCCTTTGGAAATCAAGCCCTATGAGAGAAATGCAGCAACTAAAATCATTGAAGACTTTATGCTGATGGCAAATGAGACGGTTGCAGAGGATTATTTCTGGCAGGAGATTCCCTTCCTTTACCGGACTCATGATAACCCGGATCCGGAAAAGATGAAGAGTCTTGCAACTTTGATTAATAATTTCGGATATTCCATCCGTTTTCACAATGGTGAGGTTTACCCGAAGGAAGTCCAAAAGCTGCTTGCTAATGCGGAGGATACGCCGGAGGAAGCTCTTATCAGCCGTCTGGCCCTGCGTTCTATGAAGCAGGCTAAATATACGGTGTCAAATACCGGGCATTTTGGCCTGGCAGCTAAATATTACACCCACTTTACCTCTCCGATCAGAAGGTATCCGGATTTACAGATCCATCGTATCATTAAGGAGAACTTAAGGTCAGGCTTAGCCGGGAAGAGAATCAGCCATTACGATAAGATCCTTCAGCAGGTAGCCGTCCAGTCTTCTGCCATGGAGCGTAGAGCCGATGAAGCAGAGCGGGAGACCATTAAACTTAAAAAGTGTGAGTATATGTCAAAACACATTGGGGAAGAGTTTGACGGAGTGATTTCCGGTGTGACAAACTGGGGGCTTTATGTGGAGCTTTCCAACACCGTGGAAGGCTTGATTCATGTGAATCAGCTCCAGGATGATTATTATCATTTTGATGAAGAACATTATGAGCTGGTAGGTGAAATGACAAGGAAAACCTTTAAATTAGGTCAGCCTATCAGGGTCATGGTATTGGGTACGGATAAGCTTTTGCGTACCATCGACTTTATTCCGGCAAAGAGTTTAGAAGAGGAATAA
- the secG gene encoding preprotein translocase subunit SecG — protein MIRIILSIIFVIICVALSAIILLQEGKSQGLGSIGGMADTYWGRNKGRSMEGKLEKFTKYGAVLFFILALVLNLNIL, from the coding sequence GTGATCAGGATTATTTTATCAATCATATTTGTTATCATATGTGTTGCTTTATCAGCAATAATCCTTTTACAGGAAGGAAAGAGTCAGGGCCTGGGTTCTATTGGCGGTATGGCTGATACCTACTGGGGCAGAAATAAAGGCCGTTCCATGGAAGGAAAACTGGAGAAATTCACAAAATACGGTGCAGTCCTGTTTTTCATTCTGGCGCTGGTACTGAATCTGAATATACTGTAA
- a CDS encoding MarR family winged helix-turn-helix transcriptional regulator, protein MMEDNFTELYEKFSKLQWLLQRHHLQKHAEHGPMADPTRGQGRVLAMLKMQSEISTKDLSYLLGIRIQSLNELLNKLEKGGYITRIPSEADRRVMLVQLTEKGENEQQPRPDCGDIFSCLNEEEQMVFGEYLDRVAAALEAQLGDDEDDERLEWMRSARERLGDERFDMMFMRGGRRPFDRRECFHGCPDRRPKGAHGAGHFEPGHNDPRFNGHGSNRFGRHGDGRHMPPQPEAPHDDEE, encoded by the coding sequence ATGATGGAAGATAACTTTACAGAACTTTACGAAAAATTCTCAAAGCTGCAATGGCTCTTGCAGCGCCACCATTTACAGAAACATGCAGAACATGGTCCCATGGCGGATCCGACCCGCGGGCAAGGCAGGGTTTTAGCAATGCTCAAAATGCAATCTGAAATCAGCACAAAAGACCTGTCTTATCTGCTGGGCATTCGGATACAGTCTCTTAACGAGCTTCTTAACAAACTGGAGAAAGGCGGTTATATCACCCGCATCCCTTCGGAAGCCGACAGACGCGTCATGTTGGTGCAGCTAACAGAAAAAGGGGAAAATGAACAGCAGCCCCGCCCGGATTGCGGAGATATTTTCAGTTGTCTTAACGAGGAGGAACAAATGGTCTTCGGTGAGTATCTCGACCGCGTGGCTGCGGCACTTGAAGCCCAGCTTGGTGATGATGAAGACGACGAAAGGCTTGAATGGATGCGCTCTGCCCGTGAAAGACTGGGTGATGAAAGGTTTGACATGATGTTTATGCGCGGGGGCAGGCGTCCTTTTGACCGCAGAGAATGCTTTCATGGCTGCCCAGACAGAAGACCGAAAGGTGCGCACGGTGCTGGACATTTTGAACCGGGCCACAATGATCCAAGGTTCAACGGACACGGTTCCAATCGCTTTGGCAGACATGGTGACGGCAGGCATATGCCTCCGCAGCCTGAAGCTCCTCACGATGACGAAGAATAA
- the eno gene encoding hypothetical protein (catalyzes the formation of phosphoenolpyruvate from 2-phospho-D-glycerate in glycolysis): MFNSLDIIEITGRIVRDSWGYPGVEAEVILENGAHGRATVSLGDTSRAEKQAELVSGWLSEAILFEDASDQGRIDRMLSKAAEENRAEEVGNQGVLAISMAAARAAGAGLHLPLYRYLGGTSAPVMPVPMMSMISGGGGEKGLDFQEIMIVPQGANSYSEGLRMGVEIYQTLKRLLSISGFSTSTGDGGGFEPDMKNSEEALHYLMDSFKLTGYKPGTDVLVAINADADHLYVKEDGTYCFSKESRKGGISINRAQKDMLAYYLRLADGFPICAFLNGLWKEDLEGREQMMKLLEHRTLLVSDDFAAANATIIRMEQAGTVTGALEMVEKARKARHKVIIASDGKDTEESFLADMAAAVGADYVKNGAPCRGECTAKYNELLRIEDFYRKFGRAVMEYSF, translated from the coding sequence ATGTTTAACAGCCTTGATATTATAGAAATAACAGGAAGGATTGTCCGGGATTCCTGGGGGTATCCCGGAGTGGAAGCTGAAGTGATCCTGGAAAACGGCGCTCATGGAAGAGCGACGGTTTCCCTGGGAGACACCAGCAGAGCAGAGAAACAGGCAGAACTTGTGAGTGGCTGGCTTTCAGAAGCAATATTGTTTGAGGATGCATCAGACCAGGGAAGGATCGATCGAATGCTTTCCAAGGCAGCAGAGGAGAACCGGGCAGAAGAAGTCGGGAACCAGGGAGTTCTTGCTATATCCATGGCGGCTGCAAGGGCAGCAGGGGCAGGACTTCATCTGCCGCTTTACCGTTATCTTGGCGGAACCTCAGCTCCTGTGATGCCGGTTCCCATGATGAGCATGATCAGCGGAGGAGGCGGGGAAAAAGGTCTTGATTTCCAGGAGATCATGATTGTGCCTCAGGGAGCAAATTCCTATTCGGAAGGACTCCGCATGGGAGTAGAGATTTACCAGACATTAAAAAGGCTTTTATCCATAAGTGGCTTTAGCACTTCCACAGGAGATGGCGGCGGCTTTGAACCGGATATGAAAAACTCAGAAGAAGCACTGCATTATTTAATGGATTCCTTTAAGCTTACCGGATATAAGCCAGGGACAGATGTGCTGGTGGCCATCAATGCTGATGCAGACCATCTGTACGTAAAGGAAGATGGCACTTACTGTTTTTCAAAGGAAAGCAGGAAGGGTGGAATCTCCATAAACAGGGCACAAAAGGATATGCTCGCCTATTATCTGAGGTTGGCAGACGGCTTTCCCATCTGTGCGTTCCTAAACGGACTTTGGAAAGAAGACCTGGAGGGAAGAGAGCAAATGATGAAGCTCCTTGAACACCGTACGCTTTTGGTGTCCGATGATTTTGCTGCGGCGAATGCCACGATCATCCGTATGGAACAGGCGGGGACGGTAACCGGGGCATTGGAAATGGTAGAGAAGGCAAGAAAAGCCAGACATAAGGTGATCATTGCCAGTGATGGAAAGGATACGGAAGAGTCTTTCCTTGCGGATATGGCAGCAGCTGTCGGTGCTGATTATGTGAAGAACGGAGCACCGTGCAGGGGAGAATGCACCGCCAAATACAATGAACTTCTGCGCATTGAAGATTTTTACAGGAAATTTGGACGGGCAGTCATGGAATATTCTTTTTGA
- the pheT gene encoding phenylalanine--tRNA ligase subunit beta gives MNTPLSWIKAYVPDLDVTAQEYTDAMTLTGSKVEGYVCLDKNLEKIVVGQILSIERHPDADKLIICQVNVGAETVQIVTGASNVKTGDKIPVVLDGGKVAGGHDGGALPEEGIQIKKGKLRGIESCGMMCSIEELGSSNEMYPDAPESGIYILPEDTEIGADAIEVLGLRDSVFEYEITSNRVDCYSVIGIAREAAATFRKPFVPPVVTATGNSEDIHDYLKISVEDSRLCPRYCARMVKNIKLAPSPAWMQRHLAACGIRPINNIVDITNYVMEEYGQPMHAFDYDLLANHEIVVKCAGEGDTFQTLDEQERKLDSTVLMINDGEKAVGIAGIMGGENSKITDEVKTMVFESACFDGTNIRLSSKKVGLRTDASGKFEKGLDPNNAEEAINRACQLIEELGAGEVIGGMIDIYPEKREGKRLPFEPEKMNRLLGTEIEAETMLEYFKKLDLEYNETANEILIPTFRQDLDCMADLAEEVARFFGYDKIPVSLPTGEATTGKLSYKLRIEEVAREVAEFSGFSQGMTYSFESPKVFDRLLIPEGSPLRETVNILNPLGEDFSVMRTSPLHGMLNSLSTNYNRRNKNVRLYELANIYLPKALPLTALPDERMQFTLGFYGDGDFFDMKGVIEEFFDKTGMHKRPHYDPKSGKTFLHPGRQADIIYDGVTIGYLGEVHPEVADNYKIGDRAYVAVIDMPSMIPFTSFDRKYTGIAKYPAVTRDISMVVPKEILVGQIEEIIEQRGGKILESYELFDIYEGTQILAGYKSVAYSITFRAGDHTLEEQEVLAVMKKILNGLQGLGIELRA, from the coding sequence ATGAATACACCATTATCATGGATTAAAGCATACGTTCCGGATTTAGACGTGACGGCACAGGAATATACAGATGCTATGACGCTTACCGGATCAAAGGTTGAGGGCTATGTTTGCCTGGATAAAAACTTAGAGAAAATTGTAGTTGGACAGATATTATCCATTGAACGTCATCCGGATGCGGATAAACTGATCATCTGCCAGGTTAATGTTGGAGCGGAAACCGTACAGATCGTTACAGGTGCATCCAATGTTAAGACCGGAGATAAAATTCCTGTGGTATTAGACGGGGGCAAAGTGGCAGGAGGCCATGACGGCGGCGCCCTTCCGGAAGAAGGAATCCAGATCAAGAAGGGGAAACTGAGAGGAATCGAATCCTGCGGCATGATGTGCTCCATTGAAGAGCTGGGCTCATCCAATGAAATGTATCCGGATGCACCGGAAAGCGGGATTTACATTCTTCCAGAGGATACGGAAATAGGTGCTGATGCTATAGAAGTGCTGGGCCTTCGTGATTCCGTATTTGAATATGAAATTACCTCAAACCGTGTGGACTGCTACAGTGTAATAGGAATTGCAAGAGAAGCAGCTGCTACCTTCCGTAAGCCCTTTGTACCTCCGGTGGTAACAGCAACAGGAAACAGTGAGGATATCCATGACTATTTAAAGATTTCCGTAGAGGATAGCCGTCTTTGTCCCCGCTATTGCGCAAGAATGGTGAAAAATATCAAGCTTGCTCCTTCCCCGGCCTGGATGCAGAGACACCTTGCTGCATGCGGAATCCGTCCTATTAATAATATCGTGGATATTACCAATTATGTAATGGAAGAGTATGGTCAGCCAATGCATGCCTTTGACTATGACCTGCTTGCAAATCATGAAATCGTTGTAAAATGCGCGGGAGAAGGCGATACCTTCCAGACTCTTGACGAACAGGAAAGAAAGCTGGACAGCACCGTTCTCATGATCAACGACGGAGAAAAGGCAGTAGGAATCGCCGGCATCATGGGTGGAGAAAACTCCAAAATCACCGATGAGGTGAAGACCATGGTGTTTGAAAGCGCCTGCTTTGATGGAACCAATATCCGTCTTTCTTCTAAAAAAGTCGGATTAAGGACCGATGCTTCCGGTAAATTTGAAAAGGGTCTTGATCCTAACAACGCTGAGGAAGCGATTAACCGCGCGTGCCAGCTGATTGAGGAGCTGGGCGCAGGAGAAGTCATAGGCGGCATGATTGACATATATCCTGAGAAACGGGAGGGGAAAAGACTTCCTTTTGAGCCAGAAAAGATGAACCGGCTTCTGGGTACTGAGATCGAAGCGGAGACAATGCTTGAATACTTTAAAAAGCTGGATTTGGAATACAATGAGACAGCAAATGAAATCCTTATTCCCACTTTCCGCCAGGACTTAGACTGTATGGCGGATCTGGCGGAAGAAGTTGCCAGATTTTTTGGATATGATAAGATCCCCGTATCCCTGCCCACAGGTGAGGCAACGACCGGCAAGCTGTCATACAAATTAAGAATAGAAGAGGTGGCAAGAGAAGTGGCGGAATTCTCAGGATTTTCCCAGGGAATGACCTATTCCTTTGAAAGCCCCAAGGTATTTGACCGTCTGCTGATCCCGGAGGGCAGTCCGCTCCGTGAGACAGTGAATATATTAAATCCATTGGGAGAGGACTTCAGCGTTATGAGAACCTCCCCACTTCATGGAATGTTAAACTCCTTATCCACTAATTACAACCGCCGCAATAAGAATGTCCGCCTTTACGAGCTGGCCAATATTTATCTTCCAAAGGCGCTTCCATTGACCGCGCTTCCCGATGAAAGAATGCAGTTTACCCTGGGATTTTACGGCGACGGCGATTTCTTTGATATGAAGGGCGTGATTGAAGAATTCTTCGATAAAACCGGAATGCACAAACGGCCTCATTATGATCCAAAGAGTGGAAAAACATTCCTTCATCCAGGAAGACAGGCAGATATCATTTATGATGGGGTAACCATCGGATATCTGGGAGAAGTCCATCCGGAGGTGGCTGACAACTATAAGATTGGGGACCGGGCCTATGTGGCTGTGATCGATATGCCATCCATGATCCCGTTTACAAGTTTTGACCGGAAATACACCGGAATTGCAAAATATCCGGCTGTTACCAGAGACATCAGCATGGTGGTACCAAAGGAAATTCTGGTCGGACAGATCGAAGAGATCATCGAACAGCGGGGAGGAAAGATACTGGAAAGCTATGAGCTTTTCGATATTTATGAAGGAACCCAGATTTTAGCAGGATATAAGTCCGTCGCTTATTCCATCACCTTCCGTGCAGGTGATCACACCTTAGAAGAGCAGGAGGTTCTTGCTGTAATGAAAAAGATCCTTAACGGATTACAGGGATTAGGAATTGAACTTCGGGCATAA